GGGGCAAGAGGCATGGTAACTACTGCCGGCGGTGGCTTTGCTCTCATGGTTGAAGGATTAAGTCTAGCCGGTATGATTGAAATGCCAGTAGTCCTTCATGTCGGGCAAAGACCTGCTCCGGCAACCGGACTTCCAACGAGAACTGAGCAAGGAGACCTAAAATTCATTATTAATGCCGGACATGGTGAATTCCCAAAGATCGTATTTGCACCAGGTACGCTTGAAGATGGTTTTTATTTAGCCCAGAAAGCGTTCAATCTTGCTGACAAATATCAAATTCCGGTTTTCATACTCACTGACCAATATTACGTAGATTCATATTATACGATACCAACTATCAACGCTCTATCGGTTAATAATGAAAACTTTGTTGTTAAAACAAGCGAGAATTATAAACGCTATAAATTTACAGCTACTGGAATTTCTCCCAGAGGCATCCCTGGCTATGGAAATGGGTTGGTTGATGTGGATAGTGATGAACACGATGAAGAAGGCCATATTACCGAAGACCTTGATTTAAGAATCAGGATGGTTGATAAGCGGTTAAAAAAAATCGAGTTAATAAAAGAAGATATTATTCCACCGGAACTAATTGGTAATGAGGATTACCAAGTACTAGTAATCGGATGGGGTTCCACTTGTAATGTAATTAAAGAATCGCTGGAGAGGTTAGGACGACCGGATATTTCATTTTTATACTTTAAACAGGTATTTCCACTTTATCCTGATCTGCACAAATTTCTGGAGAAAGCAAAAAAAACTGTTATTATCGAAAATAATGCCACTTCACAATTTGGACAATTAGTAAGGGAGATAACGGGTATTGAAATACAACACAAGATACTAAAATACAATGGATTACCATTTTCTGTAGAAGAAGTTATAGAAAACTTACAAGGGATATAGCAGCATCAGGCTTATTATTGGATTGTCCAAGTAAATAATCGTAACTTCAAGGGGGATTATTATGAATTATGAAATGGGAGATATAGATATAGCATGGTGTCCCGGATGCGGGAACTACGGGATATTGAGAGCGATAAAGCAAACACTGTCTGAGCTAGAGATAAAAACTGAAGATCTTGTTGTTGTCTCCGGGATTGGACAAGCTGCAAAGTTACCACAATATTTAAGATGTAATTATTTTAACGGTCTACATGGAAGACCGCTTCCTGCGGCTTTCGCAATTAAAGTAGCGAATCCCGGACTAAACGTTATTATTACCAGTGGTGATGGAGATATTTATGGAGAGGGTGGAAATCATTTTATCCATGCTATTCGTCGTAACCCTAATATTACGTTATTTGTTCATGACAACATGGTGTACGGATTAACCAAGGGACAAGCTTCGCCAACAAGCGCAATAGGTTTTAAGACTAATATACAGCTGGGAGGTGTCGCTATTGAACCCTTCAATCCAATCTCAGTTGCGATAGCTCTCA
This DNA window, taken from Candidatus Margulisiibacteriota bacterium, encodes the following:
- a CDS encoding 2-oxoacid:acceptor oxidoreductase subunit alpha translates to MDADVPNNNDISIVLCGEAGQGIQTIEQIFTKLLKASGYNVFATKEYMSRIRGGSNSTSIRVSSRRVASYVQRVDILIPLDKDAIPHMKTRISQDTVIIGEKEKVVTSYNILDIPFSQMATEVGGPIFSNTVAAGTLSGLLSVNLDKAIEQIKQHFKTKSEDIINKNIEALKKGYEIGAQLLESGKVKIPKLDRVENSEDIVIEGATAVALGAIAGGCSFMSAYPMTPGTSVLTLLAGYADKFNIIVEQAEDEIAAINMAIAAWYAGARGMVTTAGGGFALMVEGLSLAGMIEMPVVLHVGQRPAPATGLPTRTEQGDLKFIINAGHGEFPKIVFAPGTLEDGFYLAQKAFNLADKYQIPVFILTDQYYVDSYYTIPTINALSVNNENFVVKTSENYKRYKFTATGISPRGIPGYGNGLVDVDSDEHDEEGHITEDLDLRIRMVDKRLKKIELIKEDIIPPELIGNEDYQVLVIGWGSTCNVIKESLERLGRPDISFLYFKQVFPLYPDLHKFLEKAKKTVIIENNATSQFGQLVREITGIEIQHKILKYNGLPFSVEEVIENLQGI
- a CDS encoding 2-oxoacid ferredoxin oxidoreductase (catalyzes the coenzyme A-dependent decarboxylation of 2-oxoacids, such as pyruvate and 2-oxoglutarate), which codes for MNYEMGDIDIAWCPGCGNYGILRAIKQTLSELEIKTEDLVVVSGIGQAAKLPQYLRCNYFNGLHGRPLPAAFAIKVANPGLNVIITSGDGDIYGEGGNHFIHAIRRNPNITLFVHDNMVYGLTKGQASPTSAIGFKTNIQLGGVAIEPFNPISVAIALNASFVARAFIGDAKESADIFKKAIKHKGFALVDIFQPCVTYNKVNTFKWFKDNTYYLDSSYNPLDRNEAFKIAMERDKLALGVIYVNNDREIFEDKLSVYKDNKEPLYMRTLNKENLQVSILERR